DNA from Candidatus Deferrimicrobium borealis:
ACCGGACTGGGGAGGACAACGGGGACGCGCATCTCAAGCGACAGGTGATGGGTCGCGAGGTGGTGGTGGCGATCACGGGCGGGAAGCTCGACTTTGGCCCTTGGGAGAAGATCTTTTACGGCGAATTCGACGGGGGGCGGCGCAAACGAGTACTGGTCAAGGTAATCGGCGAGTGAGGCTTCAGACCCCTCGGTCAGTTCGTTAAATGGAATGGGACTCGAAGAAAAAGCGCTATCCCGAGATTGACTCAAGAACCTCAGACCTTCTTGGAGGATGACACATGGCGCTCTGGCTCATTCGTGGTGGCAGTCATGGAGAATTCGAGGAGAAGTTTTTTGAAGAGAAAAAAATCTATCTCACTTGGGATAACTTGAAGGATCGGGATTTTCGGGGTGCCAAGGATTACAACGCAATTAAAGAAATTGTTCGGGGTTTACTCCCAGACGGCCCGGAGAGAAGGATCGGAAATTTTTCCGGACAGGCATGGGCATTCGTGTTGTCTATGAAGGCTGGCGACCTTGTTGTTACTCCACGAAAGCAGAAGTCGGTTGTAGCGGTCGGCGCAATAACGAGTTCATATAAATATGACGCCGATGCCCCCCATCTTTTTCAACATTTCCACGAAGTGAAGTGGTTGAATACAGCGGTCCCACGAACGGTGTTCGGCCAAGATCTTCTCTACTCCTTTGGGGCGTTCATAACGATCTGCAATATTTCGAGAAATAACGCAGAGCCGCGCGTCATGGCCATCGTCAAGTCGGGGTGGAAACCAGAAGCCATTCCGTCCGCAACAATCCCTTCAAAGGGAACCACGGAAGAGGTCCCTCCGCAGGAAATCAGAGACCTGGAACAACTCGCCCGTGATCAGATCGCGAAACTGATCGATCAGAAATTCAAAGGTCACAGGATGTCGGCGCTCGTCGAGGCGATCCTCAAGGCTCAGGGATATACGACATACAACAGTCCCGTTGGCCATGACAAGGGAGTGGATATATTAGCTGCAGCAGGGCAGCTAGGATTCGGGAATCCGAGAATTTGCGTGCAGGTCAAATCTGGAGATGATGCTGCAGACCATTCAACCCTTAACCAGCTTATCGGTACCATGCAGACCGTTGGTGCGAATCAGGGGCTGTTGGTATCGTGGGGTGGATTCAAGTCCTCTGCGGAGAAGGAACGGGCAAGACATTTTTTTAAGGTTCGCCTATGGGATCAGGACATCCTGATCGATCAGCTTCTTGAGGTTCACGATAAACTCGACGAGGATCTGAAAGCGGAATTGCCCTTGAAGTGCATCTGGACGGTAGCCGCGCAGGAGGAGGAATAAAACGAAAACGTCAAAATAATCTTCCCCCCATCCCATCTTGAGGGATTGGTGGGATTGATGGCGTGCATGGTAAGAAAAAGCGCGGGCAGGGAGAAATTTCGCTCCCTGCCCGCGTGGAGTGTACGTTAACGCTGCTTCAAGCCGGATGCGCCGGTTACTCTTTCCTCCTCGGCACCCGCCTCCGGAAAGCGATCCCGAGAGCAAGGAGAATCAGGGGGCCACAGGTGCCGAGGATCCCCCCATTCCCTCCGCCCGAAGGGGAGATCGCGCAGCCGAACCACCCGTCGTCGTCCGAGGTGGTCACCACGAACGCAACGGCGGCGGCGGTGGTGAAGGTCCACACGTGATTGGCCGCCAGCGCGTTCCCGGCGACGTCCGTGATGGCGGTGGTGAGCGTCGCCGTGTACGTCGTGTTGTCCGCAAGAGGCGCCGACGGGGTGAACGTTGCGATCGTGCCCGCTGCGTTCAGGGACACGGTTCCGGTCACGTTGTCGACTCCGTCATTCAGGCGGAACGAGGCCGCGGTCAGGGTCGCGGGAGCGATCGGTTCGTTGAACGTGCCCGTGACGGCGGTGCCGACCGCCACGCCCGTCGCGTTGTTGTCCGGGCTGGTGGAGCTCACCGTCGGCGCCGTGTTGTCCGGCGCCCCCGCCGGGTTGATCGTAAGAGCGAAGGCATTCGTAGCAGTGCCACCGCCCGTCACCTGGACCGTGAAATTGGACGTGCCCGCCGTCGTCGGGGTGCCGCTTAAAACGCCTGCGGCGCTGAGGGTCAACCCCGCAGGCGGTGTCCCAACGGTGACCGACCAGCTGTACGGCGGTGTCCCACCCGTGGCCGCAAATGTCTGGTTGTACGCCGTCCCCACCGTCCCCGCGGTCAGCGGGCTGGTCGTGGTGATCGTCGGAGCCGCGGGCAGCGGGTCGTTTGCATCGCCCGGGAAGGTCAGCGCGGCGATCTCCGCGTTATTCGTTCCGCCGGTCCCGTCGGAATTCGCTGCCCCCAGTGTCGCATTGAAGGTATGGTTTCCGATAGCCGCGTTGGCGAAATTCGACCCGTACGCATTTCGGGAACCCCCCGAGGCTTGGTTATGGCAGAGAATGCAGACGTCGATCCGTGACCCATTGGCGGCCGGGTAAGCGGCCACGAAATCGTTCAGGTATGCGCTGACCGCGTATGCCGTCCCCCCGGCGGCCAACAGGATCGCCAGAGCCAGCGAGGTCGACAACAACCGAATTCCGAAAGCGTTTCTTGCTTTTCTCTTACCCATTCTTCTTCTCCTTCTCCGGAAATTTTTCCCGCTTCTCGCAACTGTTCGAATTTCTTCCCCCCCACGATTCCCGCAAGGCCGTCCGCAAACATCTTGAATCTATTCAACGAATGTTGGGACAGCCGTGATCCGACGGTGCAATTGGAAGAAAACGAGCGTCATCCATTTCCTTTCCCTCGCGCAGGCAAATACCGCGAGTGTTTTTTTCCCAGACAATTTTATGAGTATAATTACTAATAGCAACC
Protein-coding regions in this window:
- a CDS encoding restriction endonuclease; translated protein: MALWLIRGGSHGEFEEKFFEEKKIYLTWDNLKDRDFRGAKDYNAIKEIVRGLLPDGPERRIGNFSGQAWAFVLSMKAGDLVVTPRKQKSVVAVGAITSSYKYDADAPHLFQHFHEVKWLNTAVPRTVFGQDLLYSFGAFITICNISRNNAEPRVMAIVKSGWKPEAIPSATIPSKGTTEEVPPQEIRDLEQLARDQIAKLIDQKFKGHRMSALVEAILKAQGYTTYNSPVGHDKGVDILAAAGQLGFGNPRICVQVKSGDDAADHSTLNQLIGTMQTVGANQGLLVSWGGFKSSAEKERARHFFKVRLWDQDILIDQLLEVHDKLDEDLKAELPLKCIWTVAAQEEE
- a CDS encoding Ig-like domain-containing protein — protein: MGKRKARNAFGIRLLSTSLALAILLAAGGTAYAVSAYLNDFVAAYPAANGSRIDVCILCHNQASGGSRNAYGSNFANAAIGNHTFNATLGAANSDGTGGTNNAEIAALTFPGDANDPLPAAPTITTTSPLTAGTVGTAYNQTFAATGGTPPYSWSVTVGTPPAGLTLSAAGVLSGTPTTAGTSNFTVQVTGGGTATNAFALTINPAGAPDNTAPTVSSTSPDNNATGVAVGTAVTGTFNEPIAPATLTAASFRLNDGVDNVTGTVSLNAAGTIATFTPSAPLADNTTYTATLTTAITDVAGNALAANHVWTFTTAAAVAFVVTTSDDDGWFGCAISPSGGGNGGILGTCGPLILLALGIAFRRRVPRRKE